The genomic interval AATCCCAAAGCTATAGCAGGGACTCTTTCTAATGTGGCAAGTTTGACATCCCTACATTGAACACTGGCACCTTTAGGGGTGGGTAACCAGTGCAAACCATTCCTTCCTGCAGCCTGCCAGAGGAGCTTGTTTGCGTGTCTGGAGTCAGACACGGGGCAACCCAACAAGCAAGCGGCGGAGGCACAATGCCGATTTGCTCTACAGTGCTGACTCAAGCCCCGGTTAGTCTGACATTGCGAAGCAAGTGAGCTCCAACTTCTACCAAGGTCAGACAGCGGTCTGACAACTAACAACCTCTCAGGGCCTCTCGTCTTAAAGCCAGGAAACCCTAGGCAAGCTAGCATTTCCCTTAGCTTTCACAAGAACATAGACCAGCCCGTAAAGATATTTCAGTGGCGTGGATGCCACATTCTCAGTGCTAATAcaattttcttccataaaaatGAAGTCTCATTAGCAAGACACTTCTAGTTTCTTCCGTAACTCATTTTcaatgcatattaaaaatgcaggtaAAAATGGGTTACCTAATTTAAGCTCTGGCTCAAATTTTTAACTCAATTCTTGGTTTGGAGGGTATTCACTTTATGTAGAGAAACGGCAGACAGCTAATCAGATCAAGTATCTTGGCAATATCCCAGATCCAAATGTTCCTCTGCCTATAATAAGGATTTGGGGGTAAGAAACACACATCTCCACAAATTGCTGatgcaaagaaaagacaatCCAGCaatcccagaagaaaaaactcATACATATCCTTGAAAAGGTTTATTactaaaataaagctttcaaCATTAATATATCTGTGGTATCTTTATACTAATGCAAGGGATGCTTCTGCTGTTCTCAGAGTTGTGACAGCTGATTTAAAGTGTATTGCACACACTTTGCATATAAATCGAGTTTAAGATAATATTAGAGGGAATAATACTGTCTAATATTAGTGTGCCTgtcaaacacattttcaaactAATTGATATTGCATGTTCAGCTCATTGTATCAGTAATGTTAAACAACACTTCCATTTTATTGAACTGCAGCTCTACTTTACTAAAAGCAAAAACTACAACTTTAGTTGAAGCAACTGGTCTGAGTAATTCCAGCTCTAGGCAGGCATCCAGATGTTTGTAATTTCCAATGATCAGCCATAAGAGGCTGAAGCTGAGCCATGACTCCACACTGCACACACAGTagacatttttaatgaatgctGACCTGCAGTTCAGCTCTTTTGCTAGGTGGGTCATGGCTGAATTGCTGATGCAGCTCAGCAGATCACGTTGTTTCACAAAGAATTGAAAGAAGAGATGTCACAATTTGGTGCTTTCTTTCTATAGCTGGTGTAAACTCAATTGGATATCCCCAGGGGAGCCTCCAACTTTCCAAATATATTGTAgactgcagaaaaattaaagtgaaCCCTTTCTTGCCATCTGTTTATATAATCTCTTGTACTGCCATGATCTATCTGCACATTGCCTACAGTTCCTCTGTTTGGACACTCTAGGAGTGTCACATTGGCTTTTCGCATGTGTTGGTGGGGTTCTGATGTGTCATTCCTTATCAGTAACTTGTGCATCTTGCAGGGcagcttttatattttcttaatatatgCCTGGAAACTTGTAGCCAGATTAGCAACATTTGTCAGATCTGCCTTGATTTTTGTACTGTATTCCTCAGAGAGATTCCATAAGCTGCCCACTGAACATAATTAATCCAAACCCCACAACTAGATACTATGTTAGTtgatgcatttcatttttccaaataattatGTGAATACATACTGGGCTGAGGAATGCTGAGGTTATcacatgcatgtattttttgctTAAGTTTAAGCTAGAGGTCTATCTTTCTAGgacttcccagaaaaaaaaaaaaattaccaccACACTAGGTGTTTGTTATGCATACACCAATTCCCCGAATCCCGGTGTGGTTGAGGTTGGAATTGACCTTTGGAGGGCATCTTGTCCAATATCCCTGCTTAAGCACAGTCACCTAGAGGAGGCTGGCCCTGAAACTTCTTGGTATTTTGATACATATTGTACCTGTACAGGATGCACACGTGTATGCCATCCCTATGTATGACACAGTTTTAGAAAGCCCCAGTTCAGCTTCAAAAAAAGTCTATACACAGGTTTCTTGGCAAGAAGTAGTCACTTAAAATACtgttactaattttaaaataacacgGATATTCTAAGATGTAAGTTACTAGTTGGGAAATCTacaattttttcctcaaatggCTTTTCCCACTTCTTACTGGTCTAATAGATCTGGCGTAATTACTACACTTCTGTATTTGTGCACTTAGGCCCAAATTCATTCCTTTTTACACTCTCTTTATTGGTCAGTCTCAAAGACAAACTGTGCATTACTGAGACTCCAGCTGGCAGACTGGTTGAAGTCTCAAGAGCCACCAGTACTCTGTGCTTGCTCCTCCATAACTggtgaaagaggaattggaagcCTCTACAGCGATGCGATTTTGGGACCCAGCACAAGGACACGCATCCCTGTTTCTTGGCACGTGACTAATAAGTCCCCATAGACAGATGACACTCCTGTTGATAGCGTATTTCCATACATactgtatggtatgtctaaatattttggtggtttaaatattttgtaccagctgtgGAAACTGGTTCGCTGCTAGGCGACtataaaagtgagatttggtaaataattattagaaatcttatcctaacactatgattgaaacaacagacaaaagtatagccaagcaattaactggTAGTTACTcgtaagttttgcagttctttgctcttatgactagatgttgCTGtatgctagatgagaacaatgttgagactgaccacatgtgattgaaactgcatcaagcttcaagatcaaagaacaaggacaagaataaagacttccaggacagccaacaagaaccTCAAATGCGTcagtggtcgcaaaagcagcccttcgactcaaatggatcctgCATTGCACATGATCGGATGTAGGTggtactatgataatcagttataaCCATTTTTATGTctatgtatactaatctgattaatatgcaattagttattcactataacctgtttgtgctaaagctgtggtatgcgcgctaggtggaactatcccctgtgcatccagcgctgcaagaaagaatgcctgctttctaaaactccaaaacgagtcttagagagtttcttccaccggcttttcggtatcacCGTGTTTAGCAGctctccccctgctctgcactcccagccctgcaggcagggcCTCGGGGCCCCGGCTGCACcacccaggcagggctggcttctGCAGAAGAACGGGGCAGAGGCCCACGGCCCGCGGGGAGGCCCCGCCACAGAGCGAGGCGCGTGGAACAAGAGCACCCCTTCGCTCGGCAATTTCTTCCCAGGAAAACGCTGATTCTTGGTCAGCTGCCGTACGAGCGGAAGGCACGAAACTCCCGCTCGGGCCTGCGGGCGCCGCTTCCGGCCCGCGACTGCGCAGCCGCGGCGTCAGGCCGCCAGTGGGCATGCGCGCTGCCCCCGCGCCCGCGGCCTCTCCCGCTGCCGGCGCAGGCGCGGCGGGCCTGCCGCCAGCCGACCCGGAGCCGTCGCCGTcgccgccggcgggcgggcggtgcctgagggggcgggggcggcgcgcCATGCCCGGGGGGGCGACGGCGGAGCCGGCGCCGAGCCGCGGTCGCTGAGGCGCGGCGGGAGCATGGCCGAGTCGCTGCGGGAGGAGCCGCCGGGCGGGCCGGAGTCGGAGGCCGAGCTGTCGCAGCGGCTCGCCCGCACCAAGGCCCGCTCGTACGGCAGCACGGCGAGCGTGGCGGCGCCGCTGGCCGAGCGCTACGTGGAGCACCGGCTCAGCGCCGGGGACACGCTGCAGGGCATCGCCCTCAAGTACGGCGTCACGGTAAGCCGAGCGCCGCCGGGGCGGCCCGCCGGCCCGGGGGAACCAGAAGGGCGGCGGGACGAGGCGGGGAGGGACTCGGCcgcgggggctgcagggccggtAGCGGCGGTTGGCTCCCGTAACAGCGGCGTGCGGTTGCTCGGCCCGGAAAGTAACGCAGCGAAAGGGGAAGAGGCGCTGGGAGCGGGCGAGAGCCGAGAGATCACCGCGTGGGGTTGTCCCGTAGAGCATTTCCTACCCACCGCGGGCAGAAGACTCCGTTCCTGCCGTGGGTACGGCGCTAGGTCTAGTGCTGGTGTTTAGAATGCTGGCAGCTGAATCTTAGGGCCTGCCTGGGGGGGCAGCGCCCAGCCCGGGTGGTAAATGGCTGAAGCTCGCAGGCCTTTTGCAGCACAGGCTTGAAAGTGACAAGCGCCGGGTCGGTGGGACTGGCCGGTGGCCTCGGGGAAGGGAGATGCGCTTACTCCCACCGAGTAAACCTGTGCTCACATGACAATTCACCGCTGTGCTCATTTCAGATTAAACCAAACCAATGTAATTAAACTTATCTGGAAAACAATCATTATTTTGAGGTGGACGCATAGGCTGTGACAAGATGAAAGAATTTCTTCCGGTAGCTTCAGGGCTAAAAATTCTTCCATTCTCATCTACCTACCAGTCTAGAGGCAATTTACAACCGATTTGAAagcattgctgcttttctgctctcttcctgTAGAGAAGAAAGTTTACTTCTGTGGAAAATGTTGAAGGGCTTATGCCAGCCTAAGACATGCAGAGTCCGACAGGGTCTACCAGCAGGCCCTAACACGTTACCATTCCCCACAGAGCAGAGCTCACCTGCCCTACCTTCATTCCAGGTTATTTGGGGCCCAGCGAGCTACCAACTGACATACCTATATGCAGCTTCAGTAGTCCCAGCATGCAAAATTGCTTGGGGCCAAGCAGCTGATGAGCATAGCTAACAGCATGGTATTAGTACACAGTCAATGTCACTTTCACATCAGCTGCAAAGAGCACCTTCCAGAGTTGGGCTCCTTCCAGAAGAGGTACAATGCAGTCCCAAATTAATAGGTTCTGGCTGGAATGggtttcctctccttctctggTTCTGAAAGATCTACTAAAGCCCTCCAGCAACTTCAACAGCATTCAGCCTTTGTTGTGAAAAGGGTTAAAAGTCTATTTCTCTTCCCTTAAGAAAGATTAAGCAAGCCACTTTTGACCAAATCTTTTTGGCAACGGGCTTAATGGCATTTTGGATTTACATTGGTCCacattaaaacaaagttttactCGCTATGGGGGCAAGGCAAAGTGACCTGAGCTGCTCATTGgatttgtttgaattttttttttcaaatttttcaaatttttttttccacaatggATAAAGTCTCTGGCCTGAATGATCTAGCTATGTTGCTCTTcattcagaaatgtatttgctcACTGCAGTAAGTGAAAAATATCACAGATTACCAAAATAGTAGTTTTCTAGAAAAGAGGCATTTCTAAACACTTTACAACTCCCTTTCAGCTAAAGTGAAGTTGTGCATCAAAGCTATACAGTctgaaaaaatagtttgaacTTATGAACCATAAAGTTTGTTCATAGTATGAGTTTAATAAGCTTTTGCTGTCCTAATGATGCATTTAAAGTAtaaatgctggggttttttaaacatctCATTTGTTATTTGATTCAATGTTGCTAGTATTCTGCTTAAGAAACCAGAGCTGCATCATTATAGACTTTAGGTGAGAAAGGTTAAACTGACTTGAAATGTCTCGAAGAGCAATGCCAAGTTAGCTGAAATCAGCCATGGTGTTTCTGCTTTAATAGGTTCCAGCCTAGGGTAGGAACATATGCAAACATGTTTGCTTTTAGCAAAATGAAGAATCTTGTGTGTTCACACAATGACAAGGACTGACTTCCTCAGAAGAGTCATTACATTTGCTTCCTGCATCCTGTATACTTGGCTAGAAGTGAGAGTTGCTGTAATGGGAACGTCAGAATTATCTTTGGCTGCCATTGCATCCAGTATTACTGTTTTTAGAAGTTTCCCCCTGTGGTTTTCCTCACTGGGAGTTACTTTGCAGCAAGAGACATCCTGTCCAGTGCCTGCCTTGGCATGACATAGCCTAGGCAgtttaagatggaaaaaaatgttggggggggggaagagagagagatcaGTGTGCTTTGTTTGGCCTCATACTCTGCCCTTCACCCCTCTCCCCCAGGTACTGTCTATTAATCTTGTATGGCTTGCGTTCATTAGATCTTCCTTTGAACACTGTTGGGTAAATTAACACTGGGAATTAATGTTTAGTATCATATTTATGGTTCAGTTGGAGTGCTGTTTTCCATCACGCAAAGGTGTCCCTTttgaggggagaaggaagaggactGTTTGTTTCATTGTCAGTAGAAGCAGTTTTGATGGATGAGTTCAGCACCAGTTTATGCATTGGTGCAGCTTCAGTTAAAGTATTAAGAGCAAAGGCTTAAGCACATGCTTTCACTATTATAGGTCTGTAGCTAACAGAAATTAGTCCAGTTTTCCTAGCACTAAGAAAACTAGTGTTAAGTCCTGCTCTCCTTACACCTGTAAGTGTATGGAGTCATACTGAGTTGTAGAAGGAGCAGCATATATTACACATATCAAGTAACCTGCTCAAGGCTGAGGGATGTTCATTTTCGAACCAAGTATTTCCCATTTGATTGTTACTCAGTGCAGAGGTGCACAGTCTTCCAAATGCCACAAGATGgtatttaaaaagatattttaggaagaaataaCCAGAGGTAGAGTTACAGTGAAGTGGCATAGAGAACAGCAGTACAGTGCATTATTTATCAGCTATTGAAGCATCACCTTCTGACTCCCCTGTCGCAGAGATCTCAGTTGTCAGcttttgtattgtattttaagagaaaggCTCCAGCtagcattttaaacattttttgatAGCCATCAAGACAGACAACTTTTAGACATTTTGACAATTGACATTTAAACTAGCATCTCATGGCCGTTACAGGTCTCATTACCAAGTCAGGTGAAGCTTCCTGTACGCCCTTCAGATGTTACTCAGCTTGGGAGAGAACTTAAAGATACACTGTATACTGTGTAAGGCTAACTAAAAGTAGTTTCCAGGCTTCAGGAACTGGAAGAGTAATGAGCTTCTCTTACTTGAAGTAGTAGCTCACTATCTGACACTGGATATTAGTTATTCAGCTTTTGAAAGTGATTATTAAATCTAATAATTCCATCATCTTAGCCATCTGCAGCAACAGGTTGGGGTTGTCTTTAAGTGGAGAATACCACTTTTGTGTATTTAATGGCTAGAAATAACTTACTTCTGAGCTTTACTGCACCATTTTCACTACTCTCACTCTTCCAGACACCTAGCCTTTCTAGAGAGAAtctcctatttatttttacagagaaagatTTCATCAGGCTTCCAGGACCCAAGCAGATGCATCCATACATGACACCAGGTCTATAATGGCACTGCAGCAGATACTTTTACCAAACAGTACAGGTCTACATTGCATGCAGGAGTTTATTCCAGTTCTGCAAGTGGCCACACAGTCTCTCACCTGCACAGAGAAGGCAGACTAATATCTCTACTGTTTTCCCTTGGGTTTAGTCAGCTTCCCCTGCTAGTATGTTCAGCGTAAGAAATGCACAGGCATGTTAACCCAGTTATCTGTTAACAATGGTCTTTCCTTTGCAATTGGGAAGGACTCCAAGTAGTGTCAGAGCAAAGTTTAAAGAGTTTAAGACTGACAGGCATAAGATGGTAGAGCAATTTTTTCATCATCTGAGTGCTGAAGATACTTCAGACTTTGAAGTAGTGAGTGGCTAGTGCTTAGAGTGCTCAGCTTTTTCTGGGCGATTATACTAGCAGTAAGACTCCTATTATTACAAGACTTACAGTCTTTATGCTTACTCAGTTTAGCTCCATttagtttaataaaaatgagtaaCACTTCCAATGCAGACAAGAGGTATTTTAAGTTCTCTTTATGCTTGTTTTCAAACAGGTTTTATTTAGAGTGCATTTATCATTGCAGTACTGTAGTGATTAGGGATTTCTGGTTATTGCAGTCACTAGGAGACCAGTAtggtcatttttctttcacttaagACTCTTCCTAATGAAATCATGAGTTCAGGTTATAACTAAAGCTTAAAGTCACATAATCACGGATACtgatttctgtgctgtttttaaagcttgCAGTTGAGAAATAGGAAGCTAGTTTATCTGTTATTGACTTGGTAGGGAAATTCTGATGAGTAAGAACTTAACATTCTTAGTAGGGAGATAGTATAAACATTTACTGGGAGCTTTTCTTCACCTGTAAAGCAATGGAATTTAGAATAACTCCTCAGGTTAAGTACAGAACAAGTAGGGCTTTATGCATTAGTAAGCTGAGAAAGATGGGGTTGTCTTCTTGCTTCTGTCATAAGATTGTCTGTACTGAGAAGTAGGTTGTAAGACGTACTTTGGGTGAAAGTTGCATTAAAAGTATTCAACAGTTATGTGGTGGCTGTTACCATGCATTATTACATACATGAGGTTGCTGTGGATCATGCTATAGATTCAGTTTACTGGACAAATGCAGCCACTAGTCTATGCAGCTGCATTACAAAGTGTTTAAGAGTCCCCCATTCTTTTCACTGCCTGACTTCTCAATGAAAATCAGGACTTCATGTGAAGTCTGAATTTGTTACATCAGCTAGGGGGGAAAATGCTATGGGTGAGGCATATAGTGCTCTTCCAAGACTTGTGGTACTCACTGTTCATAATGAGCATGTCCTAGAATGCTCAAGGTAACTTTGTCACCCCTTGTTTGTATTATGCATGCTTTTTACCAGAGAGTTCACCTACAGCAGCTGCTAGCAGTTCTGAGCCTTACTCTAACATAAACCAAATCAACAGCATTTCTGCAAtagaatttttattctttggcaAGTTATTCATGTGAGCCTGTGTAGAAATTGGaagactgttaaaaaaaaaagcatctttaggTAGTGCAAGACTTTAGAAAGTCCAATATTGTGGAGTCAAGTctacataaaaggaaaaagctagGGTGTTGAGTTAACAAGGCTAAGACAGAACATACGCTCTGAAatcactttgcaaaaaaaaaaaaaaccccacccaaaaccaaacctttccTGAAGTCATTGCTGCTACAAAGAAAGCATAGATTTAATGTAACTAAAGGTTACTGTACTATTGCAGAAAGTTAGTACTTTATACTTTGCCAAAACTTAATAACTTACATTTTTCCTATCTTTTTCAGATGGAACAAATAAAGAGGGCAAATAAACTGTTCACTAATGACTGTATCTTTCTGAGGAAAACCCTGAATATTCCTGTTATATCAGAGAAACCATTACTGTTCAATGGACTTAATTCACTGGAGTCTCCTGAGAATGAAACTGTTGACAGCTCCCCTTCTTGTGATGAAGGACTAGTGACAGTTCAGGAAGAAAGTAGTTCTTCTCCCAGTCCTCAAGAGCCTGACAATCAGCCCGCTGCACCAGAAGAACTATCTGCCAAAGATTTCCTACAGAGGTTGGACTTGCAGATTAAGTTATCCAAACAAGCAGCCAGAAAACTAAAAGATGACAATGTCAGGTAAATGCCGCTTTTAGTATTAAGCATCTTAATCTCATCCTGAAGGCTTTCTACTCTTAAGATGAATCCTCTTTGTGGGGTATCTCAGACAGCATCTGTAGTTTTAATTTGTCAACAGCAAGTCTGCTATTATCATGCATCAGATACATTCAGAGCATACTATTAGCAGATGCCTTGATATGACAGTTATAAGGCTGCCTCGCAATACATTGTTTATAGAATAGCAATAATATTCCATGAAAGCTAGAAGGCCAGTATTCTCCAAGATGTCTTGCTGTGTAAGTGGGCAATTATTTAAGCAAACCCATAATTTTCAGTAGAGTACTAAGCCAAGGCCTATGTGGAAGCTGATTGTGTACAGCAAGGcacaattacatttttcttctgtcctagATTGCCTCATAATTGGGTAAATATTCTCCATGTTGCAGTTTCAGTTAAGCTATCCTATCTCCTTTCCCTATGCAGTCCCTCCCTTTGTGGATCCACCTATATagacttttgtcttttcttcagtatttcttctaCAGCCGGGAGCTCCCACACACTTTGCTCATAGAAATAGCAGTACCTTTTGACCTCTCTGCCACAGGGATTATCCCCTCACATATGTAGGCATCCCATGGAGAGTACAGAAAGACTTAGAGTGAGAATGGACTTCAgtagtgtttgttttcccaTGTCCTTGGGACAAGCTTCCTCAGCTTGTTCACAAGCAGTCTCTCGGGCTGGTTGTCTGGCCTGTTTATTCTCTGCAGAAATTGCCTCAGTGGGTGATGCTGAGGTGGCCTTTCTCATGACAATAAAAGGTATGACTGCAGGGGACTGGTATTGCTTCTCTCACCAGAGGGCTGGAGAGAGGTTATGCCTGCAGATATGtactttgcttttgcaaatttgTTTAATGCAAAACTTCTTCCATCATCTTGGCTCACTTAACATACTCTGATTTTGAGTGCAAGCAACATACTTTTCATGTTAAGAAGAAACTAACCTTTCAGGGCCAAATCTATTGAGCATAGAGTCCCATCATTTCTTTAAGAAGTTAAGGGATTATTCCAGCAACTTAAAAACTTTATTCAATAGACAAAAATTTGAGGGGGAGCAGTGTCTTGCATTTAGCAGTTGGACAAGCCTCATTTGGAGACAGACCCTGTAAGACAGCTTAAGGTCATTCATTACCTATTGCACTCCACATGGAACTCTCCATTGCCAGAAGGCCACTGGTTTAGAGTTACAGTCTCAGGGAAGGCTGGAATGCTTTCACATCTTGTTAACACACTtgtcaattattttcttttgaattgattacatgaaagcagaaaaatagctGCTGGAACTGAGATCCTTCTCTATTCAAACTCATTCACTTGCATTGTTATATTTGAAACAATGTAGAGCATCTATCAAAATGTGCCGCTGCTGACTCACAGATCATTAGATCTATGTATCTAACACAGCTTAGAGTAGGTGTTGACCCAGCAGTTAAGCTGGGTGACAGGAAACCACAGTCCCTGCCAGAGGAAGACAATTATTTTAACATCCTTTCAACAAAATAGCATGTTAATTTACAGAATGAAATTCACTTAGACCTTGCTGCGCCATGAACAGAGCCAATACAGTGACACCGCACAAATAGTACACTGCTACCACTAATATCCATTTCCTACATTGCTAAGTTACAACTTGTGAAATGAGGGCCTGGTACCGAATTTCCTCCCAAGGAATAGTGGATGCAGGAGGATGAGTTATTTTCCCACCTCCTATTCAGATTTAGCAGgtaattttcttaattatgCATAGAGCACAGATTTTTATTGGTCATGATGCTACAGGAAGCATGAAGTACAGAGCTGCAGGCTATCTGCTGAGCAGGATGTTATCCAAAGCTTCTGAAGAGAAAGCTTCCTGTATGTCTGATAAAGTCTTCATAACATCACCTTCCCGTCCTGCCCCAGCTTTCAGTCATGGCTCACAAAAAGCCATCCTTGCTTTATCTTCTCCAACTGCATTCACCCCTTTACAGTCTGACAGAAGTGCCAAAGGACCAAAGTGAATCTTTATTCCATGCAGAGAGCAGGAGTAGAGAGACACTATTGCCAAAAGCCCTGGAGATACTTTTCAGCTACTATTTCTGGGCCCACACTGGAAGGTAGCAACATTCCTTACTCTGCTCCAGAAGCTCCCCAGGAGGCACCTGTTATCCCTCCTGTGTATACCTTTTTGTCCCTTGCTTGGAGCAGGAGGCCTTGAAAATTGGACAGCCATCATGATAGTAAACCAGCCTCATGAATACACAAACTTCCAATTCTTAGAGTGAAAGCCATTTATGAAATTGAGTGCTGTTTCCAGCTACTCTGGCCTTCTGTATTCAAATTGCCTTGTCAAGCCCTGTTTAGAATGGGACATGCACCAACACTGCAGTGTACTTAAGTGCCTGTTTGAGGGTAAGAAAGGAACACCTAGAGTTACGTCTACTACCACCAAAAGGGGCGTTGGCACTAAGAAAACCGCAAGCAGAAGCAGATTATCAATTCTGGAACTTGAGGAGTCATAACTTCTCATCATACCCGTGAGCCTGATTTGACAGATGGAGAGAATCACAACATCTCCTAAATTGCTCTTTAGTTTGGTCTCCCTTAAAGTTGCCAAGaatgcatgcacatacatgcaCTGATTCTGATCAAACTCTATGTGGTCAGAAACTGCCTGGTGCTACAAAGACAGCTTAAGGTGAATTACATTGTTTAATCATAACTCTTGAAGTCACCCCTTTAAGTGCTCCGAAAGGAATAAAGTATATTGTCTCTAAAGTCACTTCATTCCCAGCAAAAGCCTCTTGCTGTTAGGTAGAAAAATTGAGGAGGACATAGGTgcagatttagactagatattaAACTTTAATAGCCATGCAAGTAGGTGAGCATTAAAGATTATGGAATGTGATCCACTCAGTTTGTGCCAGCTGCTTTTCACTGTTGGAGTTTATGTAAGCATATGGCTAGATCTGTATGTAATACTACTTTTACTAGAGAGTTTCACTGAGCAAGAAATCATTGGTTAATGAATCCCCCAATCAGGCATATTTACTCAAGATGCAGCTTTAGGTGAGCAGCTTAAGGGAGTAAGacctatttttgttttgagcaatatttttataagccaaaagaaatgtgaaagtaTTGATATAGTAGTTTGTAGCATATGTCACTAACTCACATATTTGCATATTAGGAAAGAATACCCATTAGGAAAGAATACCCATTATGAGTTTTATCCACACACGGAAGAAAAGCAACTTGTAATAGTTTGAGAAAATGCGGTAGTGCTTCATCTTGCCCAAAGCGTTGTTATGCATGGTCCAGGATGCCgaaactgaaattcagtgatGCTTTTTGTATCAGATAGTTAAACACCACCAGAGGTCTAACGCAAGGTCTTTATAGAGTCCTTAATATTTTAGGGTGGTACTATGGTAGGCTAGAACACTAGAGCTGTATACTGTGCTTGTGGGACAGGTCACATCCTTCTGCATTTGTGTTTTAGTGACTCATTTTGAAAACCTTATAACCAAATAGAGGCACTCTAATCACTACTGCTTCTACGAGCCAATATAATTATCTGGTGTGCAGCACTGGAACAGAACCATATATTGTCATCTGCTCGCTTGCCTTGACCTGAACC from Aquila chrysaetos chrysaetos chromosome 5, bAquChr1.4, whole genome shotgun sequence carries:
- the LYSMD2 gene encoding lysM and putative peptidoglycan-binding domain-containing protein 2 isoform X2 — its product is MAESLREEPPGGPESEAELSQRLARTKARSYGSTASVAAPLAERYVEHRLSAGDTLQGIALKYGVTRGGE
- the LYSMD2 gene encoding lysM and putative peptidoglycan-binding domain-containing protein 2 isoform X1, which translates into the protein MAESLREEPPGGPESEAELSQRLARTKARSYGSTASVAAPLAERYVEHRLSAGDTLQGIALKYGVTMEQIKRANKLFTNDCIFLRKTLNIPVISEKPLLFNGLNSLESPENETVDSSPSCDEGLVTVQEESSSSPSPQEPDNQPAAPEELSAKDFLQRLDLQIKLSKQAARKLKDDNVREEENEEGPYATSSYHQ